One Longimicrobiales bacterium DNA window includes the following coding sequences:
- a CDS encoding DUF3536 domain-containing protein, translated as MTIMERYVCIHGHFYQPPRENAWLETIEQQDSAYPYHDWNERITAEAYGPNAEARILDERDRIIRIVNNYARISYNFGPTLLSWLREHARDTYDAVLEADRESIARFGRGSALAQAYNHLIMPLANDRDRRTQVIWGIRDFEWRFERRPEGMWLPETAVDTATLEDLAAQGIRFTILAPNQAAAVRPIGARDWQDVRQTGLDTRRSYLCTLPSGAEIVLFFYDGTTSRAVAFEGLLRNGEHFAQRILAINDDTQDVSLAHIATDGETYGHHHSHGEMALAYALHHIEERELATLTNYAAFLEKHPPRWEAVIEENTSWSCAHGIERWRSDCGCHTGGGPGWNQQWRAPLRAALDWLRDEVTPHFERRASELMHDPWAARDDYIDVVLDRRRNTIPFIARHARGTPGNTDVTTLLELMELQRHTMLMYTSCGWFFNEISGIETVQVLQYAGRVVQLAEKLFDARFEKGLLDRLEDAHSNLPDAGNARRIYEQQVVPARVDLLNVAAHYAVSSLFEETRKEMRIYSYQVELEHGDRRQSGETVLLVGRARVTSEITQEADVVTFAVLHFGNHNLTGGIRRFAGDEEFRALRDELLRAFSTADLSAVVRQLANFPEYTFSLKSLFGDRQRQILYRVLESSVTEAERSYRRLYEENASLMRFLIAQDLPLPRVFRMAAEFVLNRDIRATLASPEVDLDRARSLLEEAEATRVQLDREGLSYVVGKSLENIALALLEQPHDVGLLQAWSDLATLTASLPFDMNLWKSQNVFYELLRTVYPAVQERAGAGDEDARRWAELFTALGDQLSVVVA; from the coding sequence ATGACAATCATGGAACGCTACGTCTGCATCCACGGGCACTTCTATCAGCCACCTCGTGAGAACGCGTGGCTGGAGACAATCGAACAGCAGGACTCCGCGTACCCGTACCACGACTGGAACGAGCGCATCACCGCCGAGGCGTATGGCCCGAATGCGGAGGCGCGGATTCTCGACGAGCGCGATCGTATCATCCGCATCGTGAACAACTACGCCCGCATCAGCTACAACTTCGGCCCGACGCTCCTTTCGTGGCTGCGTGAGCACGCGCGCGACACCTACGACGCAGTACTGGAGGCAGACCGTGAGAGCATAGCCCGCTTCGGTCGCGGGTCCGCGCTTGCACAGGCTTACAATCACCTGATCATGCCGCTCGCCAACGATCGCGACCGCCGCACGCAGGTGATCTGGGGCATCCGTGATTTCGAGTGGCGTTTCGAACGCAGGCCGGAGGGTATGTGGCTCCCGGAGACTGCGGTCGATACGGCTACACTCGAGGATCTGGCAGCGCAGGGCATTCGCTTCACGATACTCGCACCGAACCAGGCCGCAGCGGTGCGGCCCATCGGGGCGCGCGACTGGCAGGACGTCCGGCAGACCGGCCTCGACACGCGGCGGAGCTATCTCTGCACGCTGCCGTCCGGCGCCGAGATCGTGCTGTTCTTCTATGATGGCACCACGTCCCGTGCCGTAGCATTCGAGGGTCTGCTGCGGAACGGCGAGCATTTCGCCCAGCGGATCCTGGCAATCAACGACGACACGCAGGATGTCAGTCTCGCACACATCGCCACGGACGGCGAGACGTACGGTCATCACCACTCGCACGGCGAGATGGCACTGGCCTATGCGCTTCACCACATCGAGGAGCGCGAGCTCGCTACACTGACGAACTACGCGGCCTTCCTCGAGAAGCACCCGCCGCGCTGGGAAGCCGTCATCGAGGAGAACACGTCATGGAGCTGCGCTCACGGCATTGAGCGCTGGCGGAGTGACTGCGGCTGTCACACGGGCGGAGGACCGGGGTGGAACCAGCAGTGGCGGGCACCGTTGCGCGCAGCCCTGGACTGGCTCCGCGATGAAGTCACACCGCATTTCGAGCGGCGCGCGAGTGAGCTGATGCACGACCCGTGGGCCGCGCGCGACGACTACATCGATGTCGTGCTCGACCGCCGTCGCAACACCATTCCGTTCATCGCCAGGCACGCCCGCGGCACGCCGGGCAACACTGACGTGACCACGCTGCTCGAGCTGATGGAGCTGCAGCGCCATACGATGCTGATGTATACGAGCTGCGGCTGGTTCTTCAACGAGATCTCGGGGATCGAGACGGTGCAGGTCCTGCAGTATGCCGGCCGGGTGGTTCAGCTGGCAGAGAAGCTGTTCGATGCACGGTTCGAGAAGGGGCTGCTCGACAGGCTCGAGGATGCCCATAGCAATCTCCCGGACGCCGGCAACGCACGTCGGATCTACGAGCAGCAGGTCGTGCCGGCGCGGGTCGACCTGTTGAACGTGGCCGCGCACTACGCTGTGAGCTCCCTGTTCGAAGAGACGCGCAAGGAGATGCGCATATATTCCTATCAGGTGGAGCTGGAGCACGGCGATCGCAGGCAGAGCGGCGAGACCGTGCTCCTGGTCGGGCGCGCGCGTGTGACCTCCGAGATCACGCAGGAAGCCGATGTGGTCACATTCGCCGTGTTGCATTTCGGCAACCACAACCTGACGGGTGGCATACGCAGATTCGCGGGTGACGAGGAATTCCGCGCGCTGCGAGACGAGCTGCTGCGTGCATTCTCCACCGCCGACCTGTCGGCGGTCGTACGACAGCTGGCCAACTTCCCGGAATATACGTTTTCGCTCAAGTCGCTGTTCGGCGATCGCCAGCGACAGATCCTGTACCGCGTGCTGGAGTCGAGCGTTACGGAGGCCGAGCGCTCATACCGTCGGCTGTACGAGGAGAATGCATCGCTGATGCGCTTCCTGATCGCGCAGGACCTGCCGCTGCCTCGTGTGTTCCGGATGGCCGCCGAGTTCGTCCTGAATCGTGACATACGCGCCACGCTCGCCTCCCCGGAGGTCGATCTGGACCGGGCGCGCTCGCTGCTGGAAGAAGCGGAGGCGACGCGTGTGCAGCTCGACCGCGAAGGCCTCAGCTACGTCGTTGGCAAGTCCCTCGAGAACATCGCACTCGCGCTCCTGGAACAGCCTCATGATGTGGGTCTGCTCCAGGCATGGTCGGACCTGGCGACGCTGACCGCATCACTGCCGTTCGATATGAACCTCTGGAAATCCCAGAACGTGTTCTACGAGCTGCTGCGAACGGTCTACCCCGCTGTGCAGGAGCGGGCGGGCGCCGGTGATGAGGACGCGCGCCGGTGGGCGGAACTGTTCACGGCGCTCGGCGACCAGCTGTCCGTGGTCGTTGCCTGA
- the treY gene encoding malto-oligosyltrehalose synthase gives MRIPVATYRLQINDDFTLDDARRIVPYLAHLGISDLYLSPIFEARSGSTHGYDVTDPTRIRASIGGIDALHRLSAEVREHHMGILLDIVPNHMAASVENPWWRDVLEHGRESEYATFFDIDWGSPSEPRRLALPILGDQLGAVVERGEIRMDTENGLILCYDRGLPLAPGSASRDLDETLRAQHYELVPWWIASEEMTYRRFFDITDLAGVRVEDDHVFQSTHCLVRDLAAEGVITGLRVDHIDGLADPVQYLRSLREYVRGPEGEPVYTLVEKILERSESLPPDWECEGTTGYEFLSLATALLVEPTGQGRIEMFYRRVTGDSRPFGELAREKKLLVMERLFGGELASLARGLVRLTGTDYGPARRAIAEVTASMEVYRTYTRDLHVCPVDRRRIAEAVTDALRHTQAASLERVIELMRRVALLEHDGDPAAQLEWVKRWQQFTGPVMAKGYEDTALYCHNALLAANDVGSDPERPCMSPKELGTALARRTGTGALSLNATATHDTKRGEDTRARIAVLSQLPDEWRSRLRRWMREGDEWKNEVAEEEETVAPSADVESLLYQTLLGAWPLDAVDHAYRQRIQAYMTKAVREAKEQTSWRRPDEDYENALAGFIERLMAEFGREGLAEDVGAFAALLAPHGALNSISQMLFKVMAPGIPDIYQGTELWSHTLVDPDNRTPVDFPLRQRLFHDVMALRDTPDAGAVRALLGAWQDGRIKLLLTAMALRFRATHRDVFEDGDVVMIPAAGPREDHVFAFARTWEDRACIAVVPRWSASLSRDALIDPDVWGDTALQLPPQLRQTWHNAITGETLPADTTLPLGNVFRQVPFALLEVSQPIGA, from the coding sequence ATGCGCATTCCTGTCGCGACGTATCGTCTCCAGATCAACGACGACTTCACGCTCGACGATGCGCGCCGGATCGTGCCGTACCTGGCACACCTCGGCATCAGTGATCTCTACCTGTCCCCGATCTTCGAGGCACGCAGCGGCAGCACGCATGGCTACGATGTCACTGATCCTACGCGCATCCGCGCTTCGATTGGCGGCATCGACGCTCTGCACCGGCTCTCGGCGGAGGTCCGGGAGCATCACATGGGAATACTGCTCGATATCGTGCCCAACCACATGGCCGCTTCCGTGGAGAACCCGTGGTGGCGCGATGTGCTCGAGCACGGGCGCGAGTCCGAGTACGCGACGTTCTTCGACATCGACTGGGGCTCTCCGTCCGAGCCGCGCAGACTTGCGCTGCCCATACTTGGCGATCAGCTGGGCGCCGTGGTCGAACGGGGCGAGATCCGGATGGACACAGAGAACGGCCTCATCCTCTGCTATGACCGCGGGCTGCCTCTCGCGCCGGGCAGCGCCAGCCGCGACCTCGACGAAACCCTGCGTGCGCAGCACTACGAGCTGGTGCCGTGGTGGATCGCCTCCGAGGAGATGACCTATCGTCGCTTCTTCGACATCACGGATCTGGCCGGCGTGCGCGTCGAGGATGATCACGTGTTCCAAAGCACGCACTGCCTCGTCCGGGACCTGGCGGCCGAAGGCGTCATAACGGGTCTGCGCGTCGATCATATCGACGGACTCGCCGATCCGGTTCAGTATCTGCGATCCCTCCGTGAGTACGTCCGCGGACCGGAGGGCGAGCCCGTCTATACGCTGGTCGAGAAGATCCTGGAGCGTTCCGAATCGCTCCCGCCCGACTGGGAGTGCGAGGGCACAACCGGCTACGAGTTCCTGAGCCTTGCCACGGCTCTGCTGGTGGAGCCGACCGGACAGGGGCGCATCGAAATGTTCTATCGCAGGGTTACCGGCGATTCCCGCCCGTTCGGCGAGCTCGCGCGCGAGAAGAAGTTGCTGGTGATGGAACGACTGTTCGGCGGGGAGCTGGCGTCGCTCGCTCGAGGTCTGGTCCGCCTGACGGGCACCGATTATGGGCCTGCCCGGCGGGCGATCGCGGAAGTCACGGCGAGCATGGAAGTGTATCGCACGTATACGCGGGACCTGCATGTGTGTCCTGTTGACCGCCGCCGTATCGCAGAGGCTGTAACGGACGCTCTGCGGCATACGCAGGCGGCAAGTCTCGAGCGGGTGATCGAACTGATGAGACGTGTCGCACTGCTGGAGCACGACGGCGATCCGGCAGCGCAGCTGGAGTGGGTAAAACGCTGGCAGCAGTTCACCGGTCCGGTCATGGCGAAAGGCTACGAGGACACCGCCCTATACTGCCACAACGCACTGCTGGCCGCAAACGATGTCGGCAGCGATCCGGAACGTCCCTGCATGAGTCCGAAAGAGCTGGGCACCGCGCTCGCTCGGCGCACCGGAACCGGCGCCCTCTCCCTCAATGCGACCGCCACGCACGACACCAAGCGCGGAGAGGACACGCGCGCCCGCATCGCCGTGCTTTCCCAGCTTCCGGACGAATGGCGCAGCCGGCTGCGGCGCTGGATGCGTGAGGGCGACGAGTGGAAGAACGAGGTGGCCGAGGAAGAGGAGACGGTGGCACCGTCGGCCGACGTGGAGAGCCTGCTTTACCAGACTCTCCTCGGGGCCTGGCCGCTCGATGCCGTGGATCACGCCTACCGACAGCGTATCCAGGCCTACATGACCAAGGCGGTGCGGGAAGCGAAGGAACAGACGAGCTGGCGCCGGCCGGACGAGGATTACGAAAACGCGCTCGCCGGCTTCATCGAGCGGCTCATGGCCGAGTTCGGCCGTGAAGGACTGGCCGAGGATGTCGGCGCGTTCGCGGCACTTCTCGCGCCGCACGGCGCTCTCAACAGCATCTCGCAGATGCTGTTCAAGGTCATGGCCCCCGGCATTCCCGACATTTATCAGGGCACCGAGCTGTGGTCACATACGCTCGTCGACCCGGACAACCGTACCCCTGTCGATTTCCCGCTCCGTCAGCGTCTGTTCCATGACGTCATGGCGCTGCGCGATACACCGGACGCCGGAGCGGTCCGTGCCCTGCTCGGCGCGTGGCAGGACGGGCGGATCAAGCTGCTGCTCACGGCAATGGCGCTGCGTTTCCGCGCCACGCACCGCGACGTGTTCGAAGACGGCGACGTAGTCATGATCCCGGCTGCGGGACCGCGCGAAGACCACGTCTTTGCCTTCGCCCGTACGTGGGAAGACCGCGCGTGCATCGCGGTCGTCCCGCGCTGGAGCGCGTCGCTCAGCCGGGATGCGCTGATCGATCCGGACGTGTGGGGAGACACTGCTCTTCAGCTGCCGCCACAGCTGCGCCAGACCTGGCACAACGCGATCACCGGAGAGACCCTTCCCGCCGACACGACCCTGCCTCTCGGGAATGTCTTCCGCCAGGTCCCGTTCGCCCTGCTGGAGGTGTCCCAGCCGATCGGGGCCTGA
- a CDS encoding ubiquinone/menaquinone biosynthesis methyltransferase — MAGTPLPPPETKATEVRRMFGAIAPRYDLLNHVLSANRDRAWRRRAVDRLLEGAPAGGIWLDACAGTLDLSVELADRPGFSGTVLGFDFAYPMLDAGRSKLRGRNIEPACADALRLPLRDGSVDGAMVAFGVRNLADLDAGLREFARVIRPGGKLVVLEFMTPQWQPFRALYLAYFRRILPLIGRLVSRHGSAYTYLPESVLQFPEPAELAHRMERAGFASVEWDVMTGGIVAAHRGTLQI; from the coding sequence ATGGCAGGCACACCGCTGCCGCCCCCGGAGACGAAGGCGACGGAGGTGCGCCGCATGTTCGGCGCAATCGCGCCCCGCTACGACCTCCTGAACCACGTACTCAGCGCCAACCGTGACCGCGCCTGGCGGCGCCGTGCCGTGGACCGGCTGCTGGAGGGGGCGCCGGCCGGCGGAATATGGCTCGATGCGTGTGCGGGCACGCTCGACCTGTCCGTGGAGCTGGCGGACCGTCCGGGGTTCAGCGGTACCGTGCTCGGGTTCGACTTCGCATATCCGATGCTGGACGCCGGCCGCAGCAAGCTGCGCGGCCGGAACATCGAGCCGGCATGCGCGGATGCCCTGCGGCTCCCCCTGCGCGACGGGAGTGTGGATGGCGCGATGGTCGCCTTCGGCGTGCGGAACCTCGCTGACCTGGACGCCGGTCTGCGCGAGTTCGCACGCGTGATCCGGCCGGGTGGCAAGCTGGTGGTGCTGGAGTTCATGACCCCGCAGTGGCAGCCCTTCCGCGCCCTGTACCTCGCCTACTTCCGCCGCATCCTCCCGCTGATCGGCCGACTGGTCAGCCGTCACGGCAGCGCCTATACGTATCTGCCCGAGTCCGTGCTGCAGTTTCCGGAGCCGGCGGAGCTGGCGCACCGCATGGAGCGCGCGGGCTTCGCCTCTGTCGAATGGGATGTGATGACCGGCGGGATCGTCGCCGCACACCGCGGCACACTGCAGATCTGA